A window of Ipomoea triloba cultivar NCNSP0323 chromosome 2, ASM357664v1 contains these coding sequences:
- the LOC116007309 gene encoding basic leucine zipper 34-like — protein MAQLPPKGPSMTQNWPPSSFPFQAMPLPSSAAAQQNPWVDEFLDFSSARRNFHRRSVSDPIAFVEAPFMDECRGGALMTCNNVINGNSTANHAFDRLDDEQLTSMFPDESAAAMATAAPSSNPSSTNPSTPSSDQISENEEKPQTRPGEVQPKNEPGEVVDSSYKTQPVQPATRPSTANDSGDTSNAIVDPKRIKRILANRQSAQRSRVRKLQYISELERSVTTLQTEVSALSPRVAFLDHQRLILNVDNSALKQRIAALAQDKIFKDAHQEALKKEIERLRQIYHEQNLKKTTAGNNGGGEEEAAAAAQQDELQQP, from the exons ATGGCGCAACTACCGCCCAAGGGCCCCTCCATGACGCAGAATTGGCCGCCGTCGTCTTTTCCGTTCCAAGCAATGCCGCTGCCGTCCTCAGCGGCGGCGCAGCAGAATCCTTGGGTGGATGAGTTCCTCGACTTCTCCTCCGCCAGGAGAAACTTCCACCGCCGCTCCGTCAGCGACCCCATCGCGTTCGTGGAGGCTCCGTTCATGGACGAATGCCGCGGCGGCGCGTTGATGACGTGCAACAACGTCATCAACGGTAACAGCACCGCCAACCACGCGTTTGACAGGCTGGATGACGAGCAGCTGACGTCCATGTTCCCCGACGAATCCGCCGCCGCGATGGCCACCGCCGCTCCGTCGTCTAATCCTTCCAGTACCAATCCTTCGACGCCGTCATCGGATCAAATCAGCGAAAACGAGGAAAAACCCCAAACCCGGCCCGGCGAAGTTCAGCCCAAGAATGAACCGGGAGAGGTGGTTGACAGCTCATACAAAACCCAACCGGTTCAACCCGCCACAAGACCTTCGACCGCCAATGATTCCGGAGATACTTCCAATGCCATAGTAGATCCAAAGAGGATTAAAAG GATTTTGGCCAATCGACAATCGGCTCAGAGATCAAGAGTCAGAAAGCTGCAATACATTTCAGAGCTAGAAAGGAGTGTAACCACATTGCAA aCTGAGGTATCGGCATTGTCACCAAGGGTTGCGTTTCTGGACCATCAAAGGCTGATTCTAAATGTGGATAACAGTGCTCTTAAACAGCGGATTGCAGCCTTGGCTCaagataaaattttcaaagatg CTCACCAGGAGGCGTTGAAGAAGGAGATAGAAAGGCTGAGGCAGATCTACCATGAACAGAATCTGAAGAAGACGACTGCCGGTAACAATGGCGGCGGCGAAGAagaagcggcggcggcggcgcaaCAAGATGAGTTGCAGCAGCcgtga
- the LOC116011095 gene encoding probable E3 ubiquitin-protein ligase ZFP1, translating into MGQRNTPYNNSHMMTDLEADQRGQIHPYGNVTAFPQPNVHSLLPVRVSGNVGNGFLHPLPEHHNNTLFYGMTQYNRTIPQHPAANLDPALATPSNHHDPYMAAPSATRDFLIPVNHGMHDQLSFSNNHGMVGIQTASHGISNPYVDGVRGSFKIKSAEGIHENLHYHHAMVGSSSSVAPVIARAHESDASLMNATPMLPDHGDSSSVIEDGSQRSVRNGPLVSGPDSVAAQGTNHFVHGNYAGPFQLRGNPWSDMQFNNNTGEGETWSWNQAVHLPYMHGSMAGPIETGNMGIQGYQVRGGNGSLPSFMLPPIPLGHSNVHHIPQSVQGMRGHNINFPPMMAASSSRHSTNAPLISNMNPFPGVVETGTRYMGAFVPAGVRLYRPVRRGFMVEANNVWHRNIPNLRFMPEDGVTMLEIPGYYNGVGDSADQHSDMRMDIDHMSYEELLALGEQIGSVTTGLSEEFITSHLKTKPFTSKTSPVSKGAECSDQNTDFCVICQNDYKDQESIGTVECGHAYHVDCIKKWLVVKNSCPICKSIALPMEQKDL; encoded by the exons ATGGGACAAAGGAATACACCATATAATAATAGTCATATGATGACTGATCTGGAAGCTGATCAGCGTGGACAAATCCACCCCTATGGGAATGTTACAGCTTTTCCCCAACCTAATGTCCATTCACTATTACCGGTACGAGTGTCAGGAAATGTTGGTAATGGCTTCCTGCATCCTCTGCCGGAACATCACAACAACACTTTGTTTTATGGGATGACACAGTACAATAGAACTATTCCTCAGCATCCTGCTGCAAATCTTGACCCAGCTCTTGCTACACCTTCTAATCATCATGATCCCTACATGGCTGCACCGTCTGCTACCAGAGATTTCCTTATTCCAGTAAATCATGGAATGCATGATCAGCTCTCATTTTCAAACAATCATGGCATGGTTGGAATTCAGACAGCTAGTCATGGAATAAGCAATCCTTATGTGGATGGTGTCAGAGGCTCATTCAAGATAAAGAGTGCTGAAGGAATCCATGAGAATCTGCATTACCATCATGCTATGGTGGGTTCTAGTTCTTCTGTTGCCCCAGTGATTGCAAGGGCACATGAATCTGATGCTTCTTTGATGAATGCCACACCTATGCTACCTGATCATGGTGACTCATCATCAGTTATTGAAGACGGATCCCAGAGAAGTGTGAGGAACGGACCTCTCGTAAGTGGTCCAGATTCTGTTGCAGCACAAGGCACTAATCATTTTGTTCATGGAAACTATGCGGGTCCCTTTCAGTTGCGTGGTAATCCTTGGTCAGACATGCAATTCAACAATAATACTGGTGAGGGTGAAACTTGGTCGTGGAATCAGGCTGTTCATTTGCCTTACATGCATG GCAGTATGGCTGGGCCCATTGAGACTGGAAACATGGGTATACAAGGTTATCAAGTAAGAGGGGGCAATGGGAGCTTGCCTAGCTTTATGCTTCCTCCCATTCCTCTAGGGCATTCAAATGTTCATCACATACCACAATCTGTGCAAGGGATGAGAGGCCATAATATTAATTTCCCTCCAATGATGGCAGCATCTTCAAGCAGACACTCAACAAATGCACCATTAATCAGTAACATGAATCCTTTCCCAGGTGTTGTAGAGACAGGTACTAGATATATGGGAGCGTTTGTACCGGCTGGTGTTAGACTATACAGGCCAGTTCGTAGAGGCTTCATGGTTGAGGCAAATAATGTTTGGCATCGCAATATTCCTAACCTGAGGTTTATGCCAGAAGAT GGAGTAACCATGTTAGAGATTCCTGGCTACTACAATGGCGTAGGGGATTCTGCTGATCAGCACAGTGATATGCGTATGGATATAGATCACATGTCTTATGAG GAGCTTCTTGCACTGGGTGAGCAGATTGGCAGTGTAACTACTGGGTTGTCAGAAGAATTCATTACTAGCCATTTGAAAACAAAACCATTCACCTCAAAAACGTCACCCGTTTCCAAGGGTGCAGAATGTTCGGATCAAAATACTGATTTCTGTGTCATATGCCAG AATGATTACAAGGACCAAGAAAGTATCGGAACAGTTGAGTGTGGGCATGCGTATCATGTAGACTGCATAAAGAAGTGGCTGGTTGTGAAGAACAGTTGTCCCATCTGCAAATCAATAGCACTGCCAATGGAGCAGAAAGATTTGTGA
- the LOC116010490 gene encoding ras-related protein Rab11B, translating to MAGGYSRADDDYDYLCKVVLIGDSGVGKSNLLSRFTRNEFNLESKSTIGVEFATRSIRVDDKVVKAQIWDTAGQERYRAITSAYYRGAVGALLVYDVTRHVTFENVARWLKELRDHTDQNIVIMLVGNKADLRHLRAVSTEDATAFAERESTFFMETSALESLNVENAFTEVLTQIYHVISRKALEVGDDPAALPKGQTISVGGKDDVSAVKKVNCCSV from the exons ATGGCTGGCGGCTACAGTAGAGCTGATGATGACTATGATTACCTCTGCAAGGTGGTGCTCATAGGCGACTCCGGTGTCGGCAAGTCCAATCTGCTCTCTCGATTCACTCGGAACGAGTTTAACCTCGAGTCAAAGTCCACCATTGGCGTCGAGTTCGCTACCCGCAGTATCCGGGTCGACGACAAGGTCGTCAAGGCTCAGATTTGGGACACCGCCGGCCAGGAAAG GTACCGTGCCATTACAAGTGCGTACTACCGAGGGGCTGTTGGTGCATTGCTTGTATATGATGTTACCCGTCATGTCACATTTGAAAACGTTGCTAGATGGTTAAAAGAGCTCAGAGATCACACAGACCAGAACATTGTGATTATGCTGGTGGGAAATAAGGCGGACTTGCGCCACTTGCGCGCTGTTTCAACTGAGGATGCGACGGCCTTTGCTGAAAGGGAGAGCACCTTCTTCATGGAAACATCGGCCCTCGAGTCCCTGAACGTTGAGAACGCCTTCACAGAAGTGCTAACCCAGATATACCATGTGATCAGTCGGAAAGCACTCGAGGTTGGGGATGACCCGGCAGCCTTGCCAAAGGGGCAAACCATAAGCGTCGGAGGGAAGGATGATGTTTCGGCCGTAAAGAAAGTTAATTGCTGCTCTGTCTGA